The Dethiosulfovibrio peptidovorans DSM 11002 nucleotide sequence TGTTGATATTCGCCGGAATTGTAGCCAGAATTCCCGAAGCCACTATAAGAACCTGGAACATGCTCCATCTCGGAGAGCTTCACGCACTGATCGTCCTATTGGCTCTGATGGTCATGATAGTCGTGGTGGCCGGTTGTATAGTCTTACAGGAAGGTCAGAGACGTCTTCCGGTTCAGTACGCCAAAAAAGTCGTCGGCAACAAGGTCTACGGAGGTCAGAGTACCTTTATTCCTTTGAAGGTCAACCAGGGAGGGGTCATGCCGATAATATTTGCTTCCTCCATATTGATCTTTCCTTATACGGTGCTCAAGTTTTTCTCCGGAGATATAGCGATCAAGATGCAGAATATGCTGGCTCCCGGTAGCTGGCTCTATTCGGTTCTCTACGTAACCTTGATATTGTTTTTCGCCTATTTTTACACCGCTATGGTCTTCAATCCCAGCGATGTGGCGAACAATATGAAGAAATACGGTGGCTTTATCCTCGGTATACGCCCCGGAAAACCCACCTCTGATTACATCGAAAAGGTAATGTCCAGGATCACCCTGGGCGGTGCTCTTTTCCTCGCCGTCATAGCCCTGATACCTACGGTGATGACCAATCTCATGGGGATAACCAGCTTCTACTTCGGTGGGACCGCCGTCCTCATCGTGGTCGGTGTTGCCTTGGATCTCGTACATCAGGTCGAGGGTCAGCTGTTGATGAGACACTACGAGGGCATCCTGAAACGTCGTAATGGCGCCGGTGCCGGTATCCTGAGGTTCTAGGCGGTGTCGATATGAGAATCATTCTCCTTGGACCTCCCGGAGCAGGGAAGGGAACCCAGGCGGAAAAGATAATGGAGCGCCATGCGGTGGCTCACATATCGACCGGAGACATACTCAGGGCCAACGTCAAAGCTGAGACAGATCTGGGACGTAAAGCCAAAAGCTACATGGACGCGGGAAAACTCGTTCCCGACGAGGTTATAGTCGAGATGATGGAGGAGCGTCTTCAGGAAAGCGATTGTTCCGAAGGCTTTCTTCTCGACGGTTTTCCCAGGACAGTGGCTCAGGCAGAGGCTCTGGACGTTATGTTGAAAAAGCTCGGACTCGTCCTGGACGGGGTGGTGCTTCTGGACGTCGACGACGAGACCGTCGTCAAACGTCTCTCCGGACGCAGAATGTGCAGGGGATGCGGAAAGATCTTCAACGTGACATTCAAGCCCTCTGCCAAGGGAGACCTCTGTGATCAGTGTGGAGGAGAGCTCTACCAGAGGGATGACGACCGAGAGGAAGTCATCCGAAATAGGTTAGCTGTCTATCATAATCAGACGGCTCCCCTTATCTCCTATTATGAGGAGAGGGGACAGCTTCACAGAATAGATGCGGCGGACGGCGACGACGTCCCCGATAAGATCGATTCAATCGTCGGACGGGTCTAATGATCTCGATCAAAAAAACCCGCGAGATAGAAAAGATGCGCCGGGCCGGCCGTATAGTGGCCGACGTGATCATGCTCCTCAAGGACATGATCCGGCCCGGCATAACGACCGCCGATATAGACAGAGCGGCGGAGGATTATATCCGGAAGGCCGGGGCCTATCCCTCTGAAAAGGGATATAAGGTCCCGGGAATACCGGATCCCTACCCTGCATCAGTGTGTACCTCGGTAAACGACGAGGTGGTGCACGGGATCCCGAGCGAGGATCGATACCTTGAAAACGGTGACATCGTCAGCGTCGATATAATGGCCTGCTACGACGGTTATCACGGAGATGCCTGTTACACCTACCCGGTGGGAGAGATCTCCGATAGCCGCCAAGACCTCCTGAATATAACCAAACGGAGTCTGGATCTTGCCTTAGAGGCAGCCAGGGCCGGAAATACCCTGGGCGATATCGGGAACGCCGTTGAATCTCTGGTCATACCTGCGGGCTACGGCCTGGTAAGGGAGTACTCGGGACACGGCATAGGAAAGAGACCTCACGAGGCGCCTATGGTCCCCAACTACGGACGACCGGGACGGGGAATAACCCTGAAGGCCGGCATGACCTTGGCTATAGAGCCCATGGTCATGGCTGGACGGGAGGAACTTGTCCAAGGTTCGGATGGTTGGCTTGTCTCCACCGCCGACGGATCCGATGCGGCCCATTTTGAGAGAACAGTCCTCATAACCGAGGGAACCCCCGAGATCCTAACTCCCTGGGAAGACTAAGGAGGGAAATCCATGGCCAACAAAGACGATGTTATCCAAGTACGCGGAGTAGTCGTAGAGCCTCTGCCCAACGCTATGTTCAAGGTTAAGCTCGAGAACGACCACAAGATACTGGCCCACGTGTCCGGTAAGATGAGAATGCATTTTATAAGAATATTGCCAGGAGACAAGGTCTTGGTGGAGCTTTCGCCCTACGACTTGACAAGGGGACGAATCACCTATAGATATAAATAGTTTTTTCGTCCGTTCTAAGACTCCGTTTCCTAGAGGAAGACGAGCAGGAGGAGCGTATATCATGAAAGTCAGATCTTCGGTAAAACCGATATGTGAATATTGTCGTGTGATAAAGCGGAGAGGTGTGGTCAGAGTCATCTGCAGCCGCAACCCCCGTCATAAGCAGCGTCAGGGAGCGAGGAGGTAAGGCGATGGCCCGCATTTCAGGAGTCGATCTGCCCCGCGAGAAGAGGGTTGAAATAGGTCTCACCTATATATTTGGAATAGGTCTGACCACGTCTAAGAAGATCTTGGCCACCACCGGTGTGAACCCCGATACCAGGGTCAAGGATCTGACCGAGGAGGAGACCCAGAAGCTTCGGTCCGAGATCCAGAACGGCTACACCGTTGAGGGAGATCTTCGTCGAGAGGTGACCATGAACATAAAGAGGCTCATGGACATCGGTTGCTACCGGGGTATCCGTCACAGACAGGGTCTTCCCCTTCGAGGCCAGCGGACCAAGACCAATGCCAGAACCAGAAAAGGTCCGAAACGAACCGTTGCCGGCAAGAAGAAATAGCCGGGAGTCAAAGGAGGTAGACCTTCGTGGCCAAGCGTACTCAGCGTAGAGGCAAGAGAAAAGAGAAAAAGAATATATCCTACGGAGTTGCTCACGTATTTTCCACTTTCAACAACACTATCGTGAGCATAACCGATAAGGGCGGAGCCGTTATTTCATGGGCTTCCGGTGGTAACGTAGGATTCAAGGGAACCAGAAAGTCCACTCCCTTTGCGGCTCAGATCGCCTCGCAGCAGGCGGCCAAAGCCGCACAGGATCACGGACTTAAAGAGGTAGACGTCATAGTCAAGGGCCCCGGTCCTGGCCGAGAGTCCGCCATAAGAGCTCTCCAGGGGGCGGGACTTCAGGTCAACAGCATCAGAGACGACACACCGATCCCCCACAACGGATGCCGTCCTCCCAAGAGACGTCGCGTATAGCCGTGTCTTGCGGTCACGGAATCCACATGTGGCCGGCGGTCATAAGGAATGGGAGAAAAGACGATTTATCAGCGAAAGGTGTTGGGATCATTGGAGTTTATGAGGCCTGAAATCCGAGTTGAGGAATGTTCGGCGACCAGTGCCAGGATCGTCGTCGGTCCCCTGGAGCGGGGGTTCGGCGTAACCATAGGTAACGCCCTCCGCAGGGTATTGTTGTCCTCCATCAAGGGGGCTGCCATCACCTCGGTGCGTATCGACGGCGTCGTCCATGAGTTCAGCACCATCCCTGGGGTCGGGGAGGACGTCATCGAGTTGCTGTTGAACCTTAAACACGTACCGATACGGTCCTACAGTCCTGAAGTCAGGGTGCTGAGGCTCGAGGCCGAGGGAGAGCGGAGGGTAACAGCCGCCGATTTTCAACCCGACAGCGAGATAGAGTTTGTCGATCCCGAAGCCTACATCTGTACCTTGGCTGAGGGAGCTCGTCTCTCACTGGAAGTCTATATCGAACAGGGAGTCGGTTATGCGCCAGCAGATAGACCTAAACCGGCCTATCTGCCTATGGATTCGTTGTTGATAGACGCCATATTCACCCCGATACAGAGGGTCAAGTACGAGGTCCAGGCGGAGAGAGTCGGCCAGAGGACTGACTACGAGAGGATCGTCATGGACGTCGACACCAACGGAGTGGTAAAGCCCGATCTGGCGGTAGCCGAGGCGGCTAGGCTCCTGAGGAAATATTTCACCATAGTCGTAGAGGAAATCCAGAAGTTACACCCATCGGAGCATACTGATCCCGAGATCGTGGAGTCTCAGGAGATCTCTGTGGCAGAAGAAGAGACTGAAACCGAGCAGGAAAGCGAGGAGAACACCCTCCTTTCCAGAGGCGTTCGAGATCTCGAACTCTCCATCAGAAGCGAAAACTGCCTCCTGCGAGGGGGTATCCACACCATCGGCGACCTGGTGAGTCGCGGGAGGGACGATCTCCTTAAAATCCGGAATCTCGGAAAGATCTCCCTCAGGGAAATCGAGGAAAAGTTGGAGAACCTTGGTTTCTCGCTCCAGGACGAAAAAACTGGAGACACAACGGACAAGGAGGACGAGTCTGAATGAGACATCGAGTCGATAGAAGAAAGCTCGGTCGCCACGGCAGCCATCGTAAGGCCATGTTGGCCAACATGGTAGCCAGCCTTATCATCGAGGAAAGCATCGAGACCACGGTGGCGAAGGCCAAAGAGGTGCGCCGAGTGGCGGAAAAGATCATCACGAGAGCCAGGGGAGGGTCCCTTCACGATAGAAGGATCGTCATCTCCAAGATGAACCACAAAATCGCAGTCAACAAGCTTTTCGACGACGTGGCCAAACGCTATTCCGAGCGTCCCGGCGGTTACACCCGTATCGTCCGTACGGGGTATCGTAACGGCGACGCCGCTCCCATGGCGGTCATCTCCCTGGTCTAGAGGATGGACGAACTTTCCATTGCCTCCCTCGATAGAATAGGTTATTCCTACGTTGAGGAAGGCAATCCCGCCCTCAGGGACATATCCCTGGAGGTGCGGCGGGGCGAATGGCTCGCTCTTTTGGGCGGCAATGGCTCCGGCAAGTCCACGCTGGCAAAACACCTTAACGCCCTGCTCGCTCCGATGCAGGGCGCTTGTTTTATATCCGGGATGGACAGCAGAGACGAGAGGAATCTCTGGGAGATAAGAAAGACCATCTCGATGGTATTTCAAAACCCGGAAAACCAGATCGTCTCCACGGTGGTGGAGGACGACACCGCCTTCGGACCGGAAAACCTGGGTCTTCCTCCCGACGAAATTGAGAACAGAGTCAAAAAAGCTCTCGATATTGCGGGATTGAGCGACAAAGCTAAATCGGCATCCTACACCCTGTCGGGAGGTCAGAAGCAACGTCTGGCTATCGCAGGGGCCATAGCCATGGAACCTCCCTGTATAGTTCTAGATGAACCTACCGCTATGCTCGACCCTCAGGGACGAGGTGAGGTGATGGCCCTATTGGAAGAACTTCACGGTCACGGAATAACGATAATCCACATAACCCACAGGCTTGAGGAAATACGAAAGGCGACCAGAGCGGTCGTTTTACAGGCAGGTCGGTTGATCTGGGACGGACTTCCCGAGGACCTGTTCAAAGAACCTGAACTGACTTCATGGGGGCTAGAGCTTCCTCCGATAGTCTCTTTCTGGCGTCGTCTCAGGGAACGGGGTCTATGTGAAGATGACGTCATCCTCACCGTCGAAGGGTTGGTGAACCGGCTATGTCGATAGAAGTGAATAACTTGACCCATATCTACCATAGA carries:
- the secY gene encoding preprotein translocase subunit SecY, with translation MLDSFRDAFRLPDLKRRILFTMGMLFVFRLGAHIPTPGIDSAAMAHLFEGGGVLGFLDMFAGGALRRFSIFALGVAPYINASIVMQLLVVVFPALEKMQKEGPEGQKKIIQITRLSTLGFAAIQAVGMVFWLQRVGVFSGGALGMVTAILTIIAGAIAVMWLGEEISDHGIGNGISLLIFAGIVARIPEATIRTWNMLHLGELHALIVLLALMVMIVVVAGCIVLQEGQRRLPVQYAKKVVGNKVYGGQSTFIPLKVNQGGVMPIIFASSILIFPYTVLKFFSGDIAIKMQNMLAPGSWLYSVLYVTLILFFAYFYTAMVFNPSDVANNMKKYGGFILGIRPGKPTSDYIEKVMSRITLGGALFLAVIALIPTVMTNLMGITSFYFGGTAVLIVVGVALDLVHQVEGQLLMRHYEGILKRRNGAGAGILRF
- a CDS encoding adenylate kinase, coding for MRIILLGPPGAGKGTQAEKIMERHAVAHISTGDILRANVKAETDLGRKAKSYMDAGKLVPDEVIVEMMEERLQESDCSEGFLLDGFPRTVAQAEALDVMLKKLGLVLDGVVLLDVDDETVVKRLSGRRMCRGCGKIFNVTFKPSAKGDLCDQCGGELYQRDDDREEVIRNRLAVYHNQTAPLISYYEERGQLHRIDAADGDDVPDKIDSIVGRV
- the map gene encoding type I methionyl aminopeptidase — its product is MISIKKTREIEKMRRAGRIVADVIMLLKDMIRPGITTADIDRAAEDYIRKAGAYPSEKGYKVPGIPDPYPASVCTSVNDEVVHGIPSEDRYLENGDIVSVDIMACYDGYHGDACYTYPVGEISDSRQDLLNITKRSLDLALEAARAGNTLGDIGNAVESLVIPAGYGLVREYSGHGIGKRPHEAPMVPNYGRPGRGITLKAGMTLAIEPMVMAGREELVQGSDGWLVSTADGSDAAHFERTVLITEGTPEILTPWED
- the infA gene encoding translation initiation factor IF-1, with translation MANKDDVIQVRGVVVEPLPNAMFKVKLENDHKILAHVSGKMRMHFIRILPGDKVLVELSPYDLTRGRITYRYK
- the rpmJ gene encoding 50S ribosomal protein L36, coding for MKVRSSVKPICEYCRVIKRRGVVRVICSRNPRHKQRQGARR
- the rpsM gene encoding 30S ribosomal protein S13, whose protein sequence is MARISGVDLPREKRVEIGLTYIFGIGLTTSKKILATTGVNPDTRVKDLTEEETQKLRSEIQNGYTVEGDLRREVTMNIKRLMDIGCYRGIRHRQGLPLRGQRTKTNARTRKGPKRTVAGKKK
- the rpsK gene encoding 30S ribosomal protein S11; this translates as MAKRTQRRGKRKEKKNISYGVAHVFSTFNNTIVSITDKGGAVISWASGGNVGFKGTRKSTPFAAQIASQQAAKAAQDHGLKEVDVIVKGPGPGRESAIRALQGAGLQVNSIRDDTPIPHNGCRPPKRRRV
- a CDS encoding DNA-directed RNA polymerase subunit alpha, with the translated sequence MGEKTIYQRKVLGSLEFMRPEIRVEECSATSARIVVGPLERGFGVTIGNALRRVLLSSIKGAAITSVRIDGVVHEFSTIPGVGEDVIELLLNLKHVPIRSYSPEVRVLRLEAEGERRVTAADFQPDSEIEFVDPEAYICTLAEGARLSLEVYIEQGVGYAPADRPKPAYLPMDSLLIDAIFTPIQRVKYEVQAERVGQRTDYERIVMDVDTNGVVKPDLAVAEAARLLRKYFTIVVEEIQKLHPSEHTDPEIVESQEISVAEEETETEQESEENTLLSRGVRDLELSIRSENCLLRGGIHTIGDLVSRGRDDLLKIRNLGKISLREIEEKLENLGFSLQDEKTGDTTDKEDESE
- the rplQ gene encoding 50S ribosomal protein L17 — its product is MRHRVDRRKLGRHGSHRKAMLANMVASLIIEESIETTVAKAKEVRRVAEKIITRARGGSLHDRRIVISKMNHKIAVNKLFDDVAKRYSERPGGYTRIVRTGYRNGDAAPMAVISLV
- a CDS encoding energy-coupling factor transporter ATPase; translation: MDELSIASLDRIGYSYVEEGNPALRDISLEVRRGEWLALLGGNGSGKSTLAKHLNALLAPMQGACFISGMDSRDERNLWEIRKTISMVFQNPENQIVSTVVEDDTAFGPENLGLPPDEIENRVKKALDIAGLSDKAKSASYTLSGGQKQRLAIAGAIAMEPPCIVLDEPTAMLDPQGRGEVMALLEELHGHGITIIHITHRLEEIRKATRAVVLQAGRLIWDGLPEDLFKEPELTSWGLELPPIVSFWRRLRERGLCEDDVILTVEGLVNRLCR